One window of the Nicotiana tabacum cultivar K326 chromosome 4, ASM71507v2, whole genome shotgun sequence genome contains the following:
- the LOC107761245 gene encoding uncharacterized protein LOC107761245 — translation MPCLPQELFDMMSNKERVNDGCMGSVRKVRIIYDDPDATESDSENDHNIRNVVRIKRVVKEVNISSASLEKDFEKCSVKSSKKSLENKRAQIKSSSLPKGVRMRKWGKYAAEIRDPSQGKRIWLGTFDTVKAAAEAYDAKKAEFDRRILSEIGKNLSSPRAPPDCSMACSSHLTNRISSLYSHPSPSSVLDVPTSSAAAAVECIDIPMKDTNPMPVLEVEQPASEMLEKQLLLPPSGCQDFNPRFEDQMLYEDPLIVQGTISNSLVEMTEFSITKKTKARQPTIEICQKSTKGIEDRHVNCTDQSITSPSISAELNMMNFEETAVSGNNLKLLGLDENVLFGKDFTQTFDPYTDFIGLDTNFLCCDGMEEFVYGVNEDFRDNVGAKSPKLDEVELKWLDEVLIQDQSVS, via the coding sequence atgcCCTGCCTTCCCCAAGAATTGTTTGATATGATGTCTAATAAGGAGAGGGTAAATGATGGTTGCATGGGTTCAGTGAGAAAAGTTCGGATCATTTATGATGATCCTGATGCTACTGAATCTGATAGTGAGAATGATCATAATATTCGTAATGTTGTTAGAATCAAGCGTGTCGTTAAGGAAGTGAACATTTCTAGTGCTTCATtggagaaagactttgaaaaatGTTCGGTCAAAAGCTCCAAGAAGAGTCTTGAAAATAAGAGGGCGCAGATAAAATCGTCATCATTGCCTAAAGGAGTTAGGATGAGGAAATGGGGAAAGTATGCAGCGGAGATCAGAGACCCCTCACAAGGGAAAAGAATATGGCTTGGGACTTTTGACACTGTCAAAGCGGCTGCAGAAGCATATGATGCAAAGAAGGCTGAGTTTGATCGAAGGATTTTGTCCGAAATTGGTAAGAATTTGAGTTCCCCTCGAGCTCCCCCTGACTGTTCTATGGCTTGTTCCTCTCATCTTACAAACAGGATCAGTAGTTTGTACTCGCATCCATCCCCGTCTTCGGTGCTAGATGTACCAACATCATCAGCTGCCGCAGCAGTTGAGTGCATTGACATTCCAATGAAAGATACGAATCCAATGCCAGTACTCGAGGTAGAGCAACCAGCTTCAGAAATGTTGGAAAAGCAATTGTTACTGCCGCCTTCAGGTTGTCAAGATTTTAACCCGAGATTTGAGGATCAAATGCTATATGAAGATCCTTTGATAGTACAAGGCACCATAAGCAATAGCCTTGTGGAGATGACCGAATTCAGTATCACGAAGAAAACAAAAGCCCGACAACCAACCATAGAAATTTGTCAAAAGTCTACAAAGGGAATTGAGGACCGTCATGTGAACTGCACTGACCAATCAATCACGTCTCCTTCTATTAGTGCAGAGCTTAACATGATGAACTTCGAAGAAACTGCAGTTTCGGGgaataacttgaaacttctaggCTTAGACGAGAATGTTCTATTTGGTAAGGATTTTACACAAACTTTTGATCCATATACAGATTTTATAGGTTTGGACACCAATTTTCTCTGCTGTGATGGTATGGAGGAATTTGTTTATGGCGTGAACGAAGATTTCAGAGATAATGTTGGAGCTAAATCGCCAAAATTGGATGAAGTTGAGCTTAAATGGTTAGACGAGGTGTTGATACAAGATCAATCAGTTTCGTAA